The sequence TCTACTCGTCTTAGCTCCACTCTTGTTGAGTTTTGACTGATACTCGGCGATTTTTCTTCGCCAGTAGAAGTCAATGCTTTTAAGCGGTCTTCCATTGACCAGAAAGCTTTCTCCATTCTCAACGTAAACTGCCATCAAGTTGTTCACTCCTAAGTCAATTCCCGCCGAGAGGCTTCCTTTTGGCGTTCTTGGAACGCTTACCCATTCCTCACCCTCAAGTTTTTCCTCGACAGTAAGGCTAACGTGAGCATACCATTTCCGCTTAACGGGGTCGTAGGTTATCTCTAACCGCCCCTGCTTGCCCTTCAGGTGAATTCTGCCCTTAAACTGGACTTCGAGGCGTTTAAACTTCCCAAGGCCTTTGAAGATTAGTTTGTTCCCTTCAACCTTGTACTGGTCATTTCTCAGGACGATTAAGGGTTTCCTCCTCCCGTCTTCTTTGAGGTAGAGTGGAGGTTTTGGTTTGAGCCAAGAGGGGAGTTCTCCATTCCTCTTCTTCCTCAGGAGTGAGAAAAAGCTTCTCCAAGCTTCAGCGTTTTTTCTCGCTATCTGCTGAACCGTGGCAGAACCGATTTCCCGTTTAAACTCCTCATAAACGGTTTTCTCGGTTTTGTTAAAGTCCACGATTTGCTCTTGGAAGTATTGTCGTCTCCTCAAGTAGTTTACTCGGTTCCAGGCTTTGGCTCCTGCATCGGCTAACTGGTGGAGGATTTTTGCTTGTTCTTTTGAGGGCTGGAGTTTTACTGTTACTGAGCGCTTCATTTCAAGGTATGGTATGGATTTTAGGCTTTAAAATAGTTTTGCTTTCCTGTTTAGAGGCCGGTTGGGTGGTTTATTGCATCCCCGCCCTAAAGGGCGAGGCTTGAAAAAGAAAAATGTAAAATAGCGAGTGGGGAAATTTTCAAAAGGGCGACACCGGCAAACACGGTCACACAGGACGATGAAAAAATTACGGCTTCAGCCTTCAGGTTTCTCCAGAGGGAAACAGCGGTGACAACCACAAAGGGCAGTGCTACTGCCAAGAAGAAAACTGGCGATGGATCAAAGACGAAGTTACACGCGGGAGGGCTTCTCGACCAGCAGGAAGCCCCAACGTAGTATTCCGAAGGGAGTAAAATCATGAGCAGGAACTCACATGTTGGAAAAAGGAAAAGATAAAGGAGAGAGCGGAGCTTCATCCTTCATCACCACCCATTAACACGACACGGCTGTGAGTTCGGCCGCTATCATCATACTTACTATGAGGCCGGGCAGAAAGCCCGCAATACTGAGCAGCACTTTTTCCCACTTGTCTTTTCCGGCTACCCCACTAACCGCCAAAGAGACAACGAGCAGAACCAGTAAAACACCGGGCCCTTTAGTTTTAAAACACCCAATAATCACCGACAGAATAGGCAAGCTTATTGAGACAGCCGATTTCTTTAGGGCGGGCTTCCTAAACCAGAGGTATAGGATGAGCAGGACAAGTGCAGGGAGTAAAACGAGAAGAACAAACTCCGGCGAGGGAGAGTATTTGCTCCAAGAAACACAGGGCCTTCCCGCCCCACCTGTCCAGTTCTCAAAAAAGATTGTACATCTCTTAACATAATACCTACCGATGAACCGACTATTGTAAGCGAGTATAAGCTCCCAGGCCGTTGCAAAAATAATGGAAAGAACATAGAACATGAATTCCCTACGGCTCATTGGGTCACCTCCTCTTGGGAATTACCTTCACAAGGTGAGTATCTGAGCCCCAGTTGCCCCACGCGAGATAATGCTCGTTCATGTCCCAGCCGCTGTGAATGACTAGGTAATCCACTGTGTTAGAATTTCCCACATACCCAACTACAACAACGCTATGGTTCCCGTAGGGTCCCTGCCCGTATACTGAGCTTCCACCGTTATAAAGCTGGAGTAAGATAGGGTGGTTGCTGTCAACTTCATTAATAACATCGCTTGCATGTATATAGCCAAACCAAGAACATAATCCCAAAGTGCAAGTAGGCTGTGCATCGTAACTGTGGACGAGAGACCACGAAACAATTCCTTCGTTCTTCAGTTTTTGATATTCGTCTGCAAAGGCTTCAATGCCATCACATGCGTCAGGTCCCCAGCTCCCACACCAATAGGTCTGTCCGGGATCATTCTCCTTATCAAACGTTCCCATAGTGTGGTGAAGGATGTCAACCAGGGACGTCATGTACTCCTTGTATTCCTGTGTGTAATAACCGTTTTCATAGATTTCTGGATGCTCATAATAGGCTATAATTTGAGCGGCGGCAATTGGGGTGCACCCGTCCCATGCATCCCACGGGTCTCCCTTCGGTCCAACGTTCTTAGGATAACTCATTGACAAATTCTTTGGGTCCCCAAAATACGGGTCCATTTCTGTCCATATTGGAACGTTGGGTATAATCTTGGTGTATATGTCATCTGATAGAATTCCGACCATAGGTTCACTCGCTGAGGAAGTCTCAAGGGCTCTCCAGGCATTTACCACACGTTTTGGAGAGAATGAGAGTTTAACGGTTTTTGGAACGGGAACCTGTCTGCCGTGAATATCCACAGCTTTTCCGTTTCCCAGTTCTATGCTGTAGCTCAGCCCGCCGTAATAAAGCAACCTGTTCTGTTTTGCTGTGAAGCCTTTGATTCTTGCCGCTCCAATTCTTCCCAGCCTTTTACTTGGGGCCTCACCTTTCCCAAACTCAAGAATTGGAGTCATGTACTTCTGAGCCGCCACGAGGATGAACCCCTCGGGCTTTCCATTTACAAGCACGGTGAACTCATAAGCGCTTTTGGTTCCGTTGGGGAAGTAGTACACCACGGGCTGGGAAAGCTTTGCATTCTCCCAGTCCTCGAATCCAGGGATGTTTGATGACGCCCAAAGGAGGTGCTGCTTGGCAACAAACCTGGCCTCAGCTGACGTCACAGAACCGTCGAAGTTCTTTGGGGGAACCAAACTTAGGGCCCCCGGGAAACTACTCAATACTAAGGTTACGAAAACCATCCCAACCAGACAATATTTCCAGCCCTTCAAAGGAATCACCAGTTGAAATAATACTACGATAGTATATAAGAAGTGTTGGAATCAATTGGTAGCATACTTCGAAAGTGAAGAAAATCAACACAGGAGGAAATGCCGTTGTCTGGTCACTTTTCGGCATGTGGAAAGACAAGGAAATCAAAACTCCGTCCTCAACTTCCAGCCGTCTATACTGAAGCCACCCATTTTATCAAGGACGTGGTTTATTAACGCCTCGACGTTTTCGGTTCTGACCTCTTGCATGGCCCCGAGGAAAAGTTCGACAAACCTCTCATCCGGGAAGTCCGGGAAGAGGTATGCTTTTCTAAAGGCCCCCTCGGTAAAGAGCCGGTAAACCTTGCTAGCCGGCGGTATTTCAACCCCCAAGAATCTGGCGTAGTATTCCAGAGCCATTTTTAGGGCCAGATGATAGAGGTAAGCGTAGCTTGGGTTTCCTCTGTTTTCGGCGTCCTTCAAACTATCGAGGACGTCCCAGAGGAAGTACTTGGCCAGCTCGATTCTCGTTTCGTCCGGCTTTGGAAACGGCTTTCCCATGTACTCCTTAGCCTCTACCCTAAGAACCTCAATTATTCCCGTTTTGTCAAAGAGGGTCTTTCCTGTGAGAATTATCCTAGCCGTGCTCCTGCTGTTCTGGGCGAGCTCCCCCTCGAAGTACTCCCTAACCGCCCGGACTGGGTTCGCAAAGTATTCAATCAAAACGCCG comes from Thermococcus aggregans and encodes:
- a CDS encoding RNA-guided endonuclease InsQ/TnpB family protein, giving the protein MKRSVTVKLQPSKEQAKILHQLADAGAKAWNRVNYLRRRQYFQEQIVDFNKTEKTVYEEFKREIGSATVQQIARKNAEAWRSFFSLLRKKRNGELPSWLKPKPPLYLKEDGRRKPLIVLRNDQYKVEGNKLIFKGLGKFKRLEVQFKGRIHLKGKQGRLEITYDPVKRKWYAHVSLTVEEKLEGEEWVSVPRTPKGSLSAGIDLGVNNLMAVYVENGESFLVNGRPLKSIDFYWRRKIAEYQSKLNKSGAKTSRKLKRMHEKAKLQAKHYINTAVRQTVRRLYELGVSKIVVGYPKGIARNSDKGKKQNFILSHVWRFNYVIKRLTEVAEEYGIRVLVVNEAFTSKVCPVCGKPHDGARFVRGLFKCPATGLIFNADLVGAFNILKKVMRTITPNLSGLYAQRRGNRGKTLLEGLKSPPLLGFNEAPQTSLPLARG
- a CDS encoding nucleotidyltransferase domain-containing protein → MGDWKQALEKFLRPWKEQEFVEAALLTGSYALGLQTSRSDVDVYIILSDDVGWRERGNVIVDGVLIEYFANPVRAVREYFEGELAQNSRSTARIILTGKTLFDKTGIIEVLRVEAKEYMGKPFPKPDETRIELAKYFLWDVLDSLKDAENRGNPSYAYLYHLALKMALEYYARFLGVEIPPASKVYRLFTEGAFRKAYLFPDFPDERFVELFLGAMQEVRTENVEALINHVLDKMGGFSIDGWKLRTEF
- a CDS encoding C1 family peptidase, with translation MVPPKNFDGSVTSAEARFVAKQHLLWASSNIPGFEDWENAKLSQPVVYYFPNGTKSAYEFTVLVNGKPEGFILVAAQKYMTPILEFGKGEAPSKRLGRIGAARIKGFTAKQNRLLYYGGLSYSIELGNGKAVDIHGRQVPVPKTVKLSFSPKRVVNAWRALETSSASEPMVGILSDDIYTKIIPNVPIWTEMDPYFGDPKNLSMSYPKNVGPKGDPWDAWDGCTPIAAAQIIAYYEHPEIYENGYYTQEYKEYMTSLVDILHHTMGTFDKENDPGQTYWCGSWGPDACDGIEAFADEYQKLKNEGIVSWSLVHSYDAQPTCTLGLCSWFGYIHASDVINEVDSNHPILLQLYNGGSSVYGQGPYGNHSVVVVGYVGNSNTVDYLVIHSGWDMNEHYLAWGNWGSDTHLVKVIPKRR